The nucleotide sequence GCTAAAGacgcttcccagaggaggtgatgAGAGCAGCTCGCCTCCCCTACGCCGGCCTCGGGGCATCCCACCGCCACCCCAGCCTGCTCCCGCCCACGCTCGCCAGTTACCCGTTCGGTGAGCCCTGCTCGGGCTGCGCCCAGTTTGGGCTGCGGGGACTGCGAGCACGCCTGCCTGCTCCGCCCGCGCAGCTGCTGCTCCGACGCCAACTCCGTGGGCGCCCGGGGTCTGCACCTTGCTCTGGCCCAGGCTAAATGCCAAGCTCGGGCCGCCTTTGTGACGCGCCGCCACCTGCAAGACTCTGTTCCTGCCCCCAGGTCTCAGTCCCAAACCTACAGTTGCCGGGTCAGTGGATCCCACATGCAGAGGGCCAGACGGGGCCCTGGCCAGGCGCTGGGAGGCGGGAGACTCGGCCGGCGCTCCAGGTGAGGATGGCATGCTCCTGCCCTTCCTTCTGCACGCAGGGAAGACGTTCAGCCCCAAACTTGGGGCTCAAGCCCGTTCAGTTCGCTGCCTTTCCCATTCTGACCCAGccccgggtttttttttttttttttttaatcgaagCCGCCGCAGCGTGCTCAGCCCTTGGGTCCACTTTCCTCCCTTTAGACAAGGCTCCCAAAGGAAAGCCTTAAGCACCAGACTTACCTGGGCAAGACAAAGCTAGAGAACTGCTCCCACCGTCCCGTCAAGGAAGATAGGAATACAGACACATCCATTTCGCAAATACGGAGACGGAAGTGTTGGAAGGTGAATAAAGTTTCCCAATGAGAACGTGCTGAAAGTGGGGAGGTGGGATTCGAACCCAGGGTTGGTCCACCATATCACACAGATGCCAACCAGGGAGGGAAATCTAAAGACGTCCTACCCACCTATTTTCCTCCCCTAGCAGAGGCGGGTGCCCTAACTGGGTCTCCTCAAAGCCCAGGCAGAAAGGTGGGAGTGTGCCGTTTGCAGCTGGATAGGTTGCATCGCTAGGCTTCCCCCAGCCACTCTCCCTGCCTGAAGCCTTCGAAGCCGCCCCTCTCCACTTCACCTGGCCCTTACCCACTGTCCCAGCCTcgtttctttctccctccctcaacacctcGTGCTCCCCTTTCCCTGAGCACTGCCCTCTTCCTGGGGTCCCGGGTGTTGCCATCCCTGGCCCTAGAAAACCAGGGCAGAACCCAAAGAAAGGTGGAAAAGCAGCTTTTAGAAAGGTGTTTTTATTCTTTGGGGACAAAGCCGGGTTCTGTGGGTGTAGAGTTCTCCAGGTTCTCCAGGCTGCAGGCCCCAGAGGTTTAATCAGAACTTTCAAACAAAACTGgaacctttcttttttccccttgtttaTTTGTAGTCCTTGGGCAAACCATTGTCTTTGTTCGAAAGAAGGAAAATAgtccaaacatttttcttttaacttatttttttaaggttCGGGGGCACATGTACAGgcttgttatacaggtaaactgcatgtcacgagggtttgttgtacagattatttcatcattcagATAAAAAGCATAGTACCAGGTAGGTAGTTTTTcgatcctcaccctccttccatGCTCCAACCTCAGGTAGGCTCCAGTGTCTGTGgttcccttctttgtatccacgtgtactcaatgtttagcttctacttataagtgagaacatgtggtatttggttttctgtttctgaatgagttcatttaggataatggtttccagctccattcCTGTTGCTGCACAGGACAtgatcccattcttttttatgactgcatagtattccatggtgtatatgtgccacattttgttttcttttttttttttttttgaggcagagtctcgcttagttgcccaggctggagtgcagtggcacgatctctgctcactgcaaccaccaccttccaggttcaagcgattctcctgcctaggcctcccaagtagctgggattacaggcgcttgccaccacgcccagctaagttttgtatttttagcagagacgggatttcgccatgttggccaggctgggctcaaactcctgacctcaggtgatccaccgcctcggcctcccaaagtgctgggattataggcgtgagccaccgcacctggctgccacattttctttatccattctaccactgatggacatttagtttgattctatgactttgctattgtgaatagtgctgccgtgaacatttgtgtatatatgtctttatgacagaatgctttagattcctttgggtatataaccaataACGGAATGGCTGAGTCAATGGTAGTTCTGATTTAAGTTATTTGAGATAttgtcaaactgctttccacaatggctgaactaattttacattcctaccagcagtgtataagcgttccccTTTGTttgcaacctcaccaacatctgttactttttgactttttaataatagctattctgactgatgtgagatagtatcttgttgtggttttgatttgcacttctctaatgagaagtgatgttgaacattttttcatatgcttgttagccacgcgtatgtcttcttttgaaaagtgtctattcatgtcctttttccactttttaattgtgttgtttgttttttgcttgttagcttatttaagttccttatagattctggatattagacctttgtcagatgcagagtttgcaaatatttttttcccattctataggttgtctgtttactctgttgctagtttcttttgctgtgcagagcccTTTAGTTTAACCatgtcccatttgtcaatttttgcttttgttacaattgcttttgggatctttgtcatgaaatctttgtccattcctatgtccagaatggtattgcctaggttatcttccagagtttttatagtttggggttttacgtttaagtctttaatccatcttgatttttgcacctggtgtaaggaaggggttcagtttcaatcttctgcatatggctaggtAGTTATCCCAGTACCACTTATTGAATggggagttctttccccattgcttatttttctctactttgtcaaagatcagatgattgtaggtttgtaggtttatttctgggctctctattctcttccattgacctgtgtgtctgcttttgtaccagtaccatgcagttttgattactgtagccctgtagtatagtttgaagttgggtaatatgatgcctccagctttgttctttttgcttaggattgctttggctttttGGGTGCTTTTCtggttccaaataaattttaaagcatttttttttttctgattctgtgaagaatgttattggtagtttgttagaaatagcattgaatctataaattgctttgagtagtatggccattctaacaatattgattcttcctatccatgagcatggaatgtttttccatttgtgtcatctctgatttctttcagcagtgttttgtaatttttgttgtagagatgtttcatatccctagttagctgtattcctaggtattttattctttttgtgtcaattgtgaatgggattgcgttcttgatttggctctcagcttggatgttgttggtgtataaaaatgctactgatttttgtacattgattttgtctcCTGAAAGTtagctgaagttgtttatcagatctaggagcttttgggccaagaccatggggttttctaggtatggaaTCATATCATTTGCAGACAGAGATGCttcaacttcctctcttcctatatggttgccttttatttctttctcttgcctgattgctctggcaaggacttccagtactatgttgaacaggactGAAGTgccttgttctagttctcaagggtaatgcttccagcttttgctcattcagtatgatgttggctgtggttttgttataggtggctcttattattttgaggtatgttccttcaacgcctggtttgttgagggtttttaacatgaagtcaagctgaattttatcaaaagccttttctgtatctattgagatgatatgtgggttttgtttttagttctgccAAACCTTTTCTTTTAAAGCCCAACGAATAAAACCCATCACGTTTTCACAAGACCACCCCAGCAAGCAGGCAGGAGAGCTAGTATTAAAAGTGAAATCTTTTGAATTTGTAGtaccttttcttttccaaatctaGCTGAAATTTCTCACTTGTTTTCCTTTCGATGAAGCTAACCACCGGCATTTCTCCtaagaaatagatataaaaaagTTTGATATGGTTAAAGTAGGAAGTGCTAGCTCCTAGAATATCTCTGGATATTGCTGTCCCTTGTTACAGAGCATGAGCCCTGCCCaaagactggagtgtaatggcacagaAATGGTCAGGAGCCCACTGAGCCAGGAGTACAGGAGGCTTGCAACAAAGTTTAGCAGGGGCCTGTTGCTATCACTGGGTGGAGGGACAGATGGGAGAACACTCACACCATGGAATCATAGGCAgccattaataaaaataaaaataagccatatTGTTTGGCTTGTAGGGATTTCCTTGGGTATTTCTGAATTTACATTAGGATGTAAAgaaatgttggccaggcgtggtggctcacgcctgtaattccagcactttgggaggccgaagtgggtagatcacctgagatcaggagttcaagaccagcttggacaacatggtgaaatcccgtctctactgaaatgcaaaattagctgggcttggtgacagatgcctgtaatcccagctactcaggaggctaaggcaggagaatcgcttgaacctgggaggcagagattgcagtgagccaagatcctatcactgcattccagcctgggtggacagagcaaggctctgtctcaaaaaaaaaaaaaagaaaaagaaaaaaaaagttaaaaaaatgtatataacagGACTCcaaatgtgtatgtttgtatgtggTCATGTAAGaaattgctaaataaaatacAGGGTGCcccagttaaattttaatttcagcaaAACAATCATTGCATggaacatacttatactaaaagcaattctttgtttctctgaaattcaaatttgactgactgtcttgtatttttatttgccaaatctGGCAACTCTGTTATATAAGGATGGAGAAAATTGTGAAAGGAAATATACCAAATCGTGGGAGGCCAGGAAAAAAGGCACTAGTAACACCCCCAGCAAATATGAAATCAAcgcatttttgtaaaattatatgCTTATGTGCATACATAGATGCataaggaagttaaaaaaaaaaaggttttggcCTACTAAGTCTTTTGTAAGGAGCATGCATCATATACTAAGTGAAAAAGGCAAGTGGCAGAGTAATAGGTATAGTAAGATAGTAtgtgcagaaaaagaaacaagtaaaaccTTGTTTAGGTTTGTATACACAAAGAGCTTTGAAAAGATGCCCATAAGACTGTCCAAATTGGTATCTCAGGGTACGGGTTGGAGAAGTAGGGTTAGCTTTGCTTTTATACTTCTTTAGATGATATTATGTTAACTAGCTCCAACAAAATCTAgtacttttgtattttgaaaaaaaaaattttttttaagtgaggcaTTTAGTCTGGAGCTTAAGAGCATAAACTTTGGAGCTATATACATGGGGACTCAGGCTGGATCCTGCCACCCTCTAATTGTATAGCCCTTGGGGAGCTACTTTACCTTATCACTAAAATGGGGATGAAATACATGCCTATTGTTTATGATGAAGATTATAAAGAGCTCTGCATTGTAACTGGCACACCATGGTTAACAACGTCTAATGTCAATTGTTATTGTTACTAGAAAATAACCTAGGacgggcggggcgcggtggctcaagcctgtaatcccagcactttgggaggccgagacgggcggatcacgaggtcaggagatcgagaccatcctggctgacacggtgaaaccccgtctctactaaaaaatacaaaaaaactagccgggcgaggtggcgggcgcctgtagtcccagctacttgggaggctgaggcaggagaatggcgtgaacccaggaggcggagcttgcagtgagccgagatcacaccactgcactccagcctgggcgacagagcgagactccatctcaaaaaaagaaaataacctagGATGTAAAAATCAGGATATTCAGGGAGATGCCTACAAACCCTGATCTTCTTGAAGCAAACCTTGATCTGCTGGAGGTAAGCCACCGACTGGCTTAGGATCTTGACCAAGACATCTCATCTCTGGGCCTCACTGGCATGTCTACACCATGAGAGAGATAGACTGGGTATCCACTGCTTTATTCGTTTACTCAACCGTTTTGGGGCACTTGCTGTATGTCAATCCCTGGCCTAGAAGCTAAAGACACAGAGATGAGGGACCTGGCTCCACCTTCAAAGACCTGGCTTGAGTCAAAGGTGACTCAGTTTCTCGGAGGTGATGCAAATAAACCAGGTGGTAAGTGCTACGAGAGAGTGCATTTGGGCACCCAGAGAAGCAGGAGTCAGAGAAAAGAGCCTTTTCAGTCACAACATTTGTTGTGGCTTTCAGGTGTTGGACTTTTTAGAGACACTGTGCAGATGAGTACAGCACGGTAAGCAGAAAACAGAGGCTGAGTACCTGATGTTGATTTAGGATCGGCAGGGGAAGCAGGATGCCACACTGAGAACATCTCCTTAGAATGTCATAGGCTGTTCTATCTCCTCTAGGGGAGCTGGTCCTGGGTTTGGGCTCTGACATCAAAAGTGGATCCAAGGTTTTGTTGTTGCCTCTTGGTGCTTTCTTTGATGAACTTCCAGAATGAAGAGGAAATCTGTTTATACTAATTGTCTTCGGACGAACATCTTTCTTCATCGTGGAGGTTTGATTTTCAGCAGCTTGACTTGGAAGAGATGAAGGAAGAATTTTTGGCTTTCCAACAGGAAAGCATTTCTTAAACTCTGAGTCCGGACAACATTTACCCTGCAATTGTGAAtaatatatcaaattttaaaacgaCTTCAGCTTTAATGGTCAGAAAATACAGTAGACTCGATAACACAAAAATTCCCACTGTAAACACTGTTATATGCTGTATAAAATGTGACAGACATTCAATTTAATAGCTGGCTTTgcgggaaagaaagaaaattttgcatTCCAGGAATGAAGGTCTGACtggttgctatggtttgaatgtgtctcctccaaaattcaggtgttgccaacgtgatggtattaagaggtggggcctttaggggtgattagatcatgaaggCTCCTCCCTTGTTAATGGGATTAGGGTCCTTATTCATGAAGCATTTGGCTCCAGCCTTCTACtcttttgccttctaccatgctaggaggcagcaagaaggccctcaccagacaccaaatggtaggtgccttgatcttgaacttcccagccttcagagctgTTAGAAATAATTATCTGTTCTTTATTATTACCCTGTCTGTGGTGtcctgttatagcagcacaaatggactggTTAAGCACAGGAGTTGACACTGGTTATGGGAGACACGGGGTCAATTTTGTAACTAGGGGCTTGGATGAGAGGAAATCCCATTCACACAGGAGGGGAATTGGAAGTAAGACTCTATTGACCCTGCATAAAACTGGAAGCTTTAAAGGGTAAATTGTGGTGGGTAAGAGGAAAAGTATCACCTAATGAGAAAAGGAAAGTGGCAAGGAAGCCTTTCTTTCTTGGGCCGGTATTTGAGTGTGGAGAAGAAAACTCATGCCCCTGAAAACTCAAAATCACAGGTCCATGCCATTCCTGTGTTTGGCATTAGGATTTACTTTAGCCTCATGGTCTGGGAATCCCTGAGCAGAAGAATTAACACAAACATTGAGATGTCTGGCAGAAGCAATCACAAAATTCCTCTGGAGGGACAAGAGCCTCAAAATAGGTCATAGAGGATCCTCATAGGTAGAGTCCCGCCACATAAAAACTCACAATCCAAAATTACAAACACACAGGGAAGCAATCCACCTTGAGTAAGAATCACAGACACAAAAGTAGTAAGATTAGCCTCCAAGAAGTTCAGGTTATGCAACTATAGGATAGAGactgtaaaataaattaataaaaaatggtTAACTCTGGGAAAATAACATCTCATGAAAAACAGAATAGGCAAATTagaaattttctaatttgtaattaacaaataataactttatatattcatgtgatattttaatatatgtatatattgtgggaTGATTAagtcaagttaattaacatatccattacttCACatacctatctttttttttgtagtgagaacaaaaataggcaaatttgAAAGAAAGATAAACTGAACTTCTAGACATGAAAAATGCAGGTATTGAATCTAAATGGATGGGCTAAAAACAGCAGATTAGATTTGGccaagaaagaatgaatgaacttgGAGATAATTTGAAGAAATTACCCAGAATACAGgagatagaaatagagaaaatatgaaagGTTAAGAGACATAAGGCTATTAAAAGGGGAAAGATtacatgaaaaaaagagagacatgaaGCTAGAATGAGAATGTTTAATACACATGTGTTATGTTCCAGAAGGAGAGTTGAGAGAATGTGGGAGAGTTGGGGAACGTTGGGAATTCAAAGAGATAATAGATGAGAATTTTCAGACGTGATTAGTGATATAAATCTTTATATCAAGGAAAGAGAAATCCTGAGCAggagaaaagcaaacacatttgagTACATTGTTCTGAAcggaatgaataaaaataaatctactcTTAAATACATTACAGGTAAAAGGCAAAGAGGATCTTGAAATCAACCAAATAAAAAGATTACATACAAAGGAATGGCAATTAGGCTGAAAGAAAATACATCAACAGCAATAACAGAAGTGGGACAGCAGTGAAATAATCTACAAAATGGTAAGAGAAAATAGCTGTTAATCTAGAATTTGATATTCAGCTAAACTATCATTCAtgaatgcaaaaaacaaaaagcagattttcAGGCAACTGAAGATTTACTACTCAAGGTTCTTGGTGAAGAAACTGCTGAGATGTGTTTCAGGAAGACAGAAATCTTACCCAGAAGGAAAGCTTAGGATCCAAGAAAGAATGTGAGCAAAGAGAAAGGTAAACTTGCGAGTATATccagccggacacagtggctcgtgcctgtaatcctagcactttgggaggccgaagtgggcagattacatgagatcaggagtttgagaccagcttggccaacatggaaaaaccccatatgtactaaaaatacaaaaattagccagacatggtggcacacccctgtagtatCAGTTACTcaagcggctgaggcaggagtactgcttgaaccctggaggcgaaggttgcagtgagccaggatcatgccactgcactccagtccaggcaacagagtgagactctgtctcaaaaa is from Macaca thibetana thibetana isolate TM-01 chromosome 16, ASM2454274v1, whole genome shotgun sequence and encodes:
- the XAF1 gene encoding XIAP-associated factor 1 isoform X4 → MRLTACGSWSCAQSVRSLSPGKTWRSTARLSTSRPMSARSALLSVSSANWTCNSASWSSTSPSAAAGQSSAQAVASSSCAECSRSTQMSVGVNRPSSGKGKCCPDSEFKKCFPVGKPKILPSSLPSQAAENQTSTMKKDVRPKTISINRFPLHSGSSSKKAPRGNNKTLDPLLMSEPKPRTSSPRGDRTAYDILRRCSQCGILLPLPILNQHQEKCRWLASSKGKQVRNFS
- the XAF1 gene encoding XIAP-associated factor 1 isoform X3 codes for the protein MRLTACGSWSCAQSVRSLSPGKTWRSTARLSTSRLGVRCVSRACRSPRWSFIRPMSARSALLSVSSANWTCNSASWSSTSPSAAAGQSSAQAVASSSCAECSRSTQMSVGVNRPSSGKGKCCPDSEFKKCFPVGKPKILPSSLPSQAAENQTSTMKKDVRPKTISINRFPLHSGSSSKKAPRGNNKTLDPLLMSEPKPRTSSPRGDRTAYDILRRCSQCGILLPLPILNQHQEKCRWLASSKGKQVRNFS